A segment of the Desulfitobacterium dehalogenans ATCC 51507 genome:
AAGGCATTGTTGCGAAACGTGCTGGAGCATAAATTGTTCGTGATGCGGGGTTCGAGAGCGGGATGTTTTCTCGAAGCAGGGCCTCGCCCCAAATAAAAGGAAACTTCTATTCCTACCTATTATTTAGAAGGAGTGAAAATTTAAAATGGCAAAACAAAAATTCGAACGTACTAAACCCCACGTTAACGTTGGAACCATCGGTCACGTTGACCATGGTAAAACCACCACAACCGCTGCTATCACCGCCGTTCTTTCCAAAGCAGGCGGTGCAGTAGCCCAAGCATTCGACCAAATCGACAAGGCTCCGGAAGAAAGAGAGCGTGGAATCACCATCTCCACTTCACACGTTGAGTATGAAACCGGCAATCGCCACTATGCTCACGTTGACTGCCCAGGCCACGCCGACTATGTTAAAAACATGATCACCGGTGCTGCCCAAATGGACGGTGCAATCCTCGTTGTATCCGCTGCTGACGGTCCTATGCCACAAACTCGTGAGCACATTCTGCTTGCTCGCCAAGTAGGTGTTCCTTACATCGTTGTATGGCTTAACAAAGCCGATATGGTGGATGATCCGGAGCTCATGGAACTGGTTGAAATGGAAGTTCGTGAACTTCTATCTGAATACGAGTTCCCCGGTGACGATATTCCCATCGTTCCCGGTTCTGGCCTGAAAGCTCTCCAATGCGGTTGCGGATCCCGTGATTGCGAATGGTGCGGCAAGATTTGGAACCTGATGGATGCTGTTGATGCATACGTTCCAACTCCAGAGCGCGCTACTGACAAGCCTTTCCTCATGCCTGTCGAGGACGTGTTCACCATTACCGGTCGTGGAACCGTTGCTACCGGTCGTGTAGAACGCGGTATTATTAAAGTCGGTGACGAAATTGAAATCGTTGGTTTGACTGAAGCTCCTCGTAAGTCTGTTGTTACCGGTGTTGAAATGTTCCGTAAACTTCTTGACCAAGCTCAAGCAGGGGACAACATCGGAGCTCTTCTCCGCGGTGTGGATCGTAAAGATATCGAACGCGGACAAGTTCTTGCCAAATCCGGTTCCATCAAGCCTCACACCAAATTCATCGGCGAAGTATTCGTACTGAGCAAGGAAGAAGGCGGACGTCATACCCCTTTCTTCAACAACTATCGTCCTCAATTCTACTTCCGTACAACCGACGTTACCGGTGTTGTAACCCTTCCTGAAGGAACTGAAATGGTTATGCCTGGGGACCGTGTTACCATCTCTTGCGAAATCATCGCTCCTATCGCTATGGAAGAAGGACTTCGTTTCGCTATTCGTGAAGGTGGCCGTACCGTTGGTGCCGGCGTAGTTGTCAGCATCATCGAATAATAGGCTTTAGTGTTACGCAGGTATGGAACTTAAGTCTAGTAAGTCTAGATTAGATCTTAAGTCTAAATGAGAAGGATGCCACAGTCCAACTGTGGCATCCTGACTCATGTCATAAAGGCAATCAGGTCTCAAGCATCGAGCTTCGGGCCTTGATCATTTGGTGCAGAAGGTTGCGATGAAAGTGACTCCGCTGTTCATCGGGGAATTTCTGGACCCAGTACATCCGTTAAACGGAACTATAGGAGGTTTTTTTAAAATGAGCAGTCAAAAAATTCGTATCCGCCTTAAAGCATTTGATCATAAAACATTGGATCAATCTGCAGAGAAGATTGTTGAAACGGCAAAGAGAACAGGTGCCCGTGTCAGTGGACCTATTCCTCTTCCCACTGAAAAAAGCATTTATACCATCCTTCGTTCTCCCCACGTTAACAAGGATTCTCGCGAGCAATTCGAGATGCGGACTCATAAACGCCTCATTGATATCCTGGAGCCAACCTCTAAAACAGTGGATGCTCTTATGCGTTTAGATCTCCCTGCTGGCGTTGATATCGAAATCAAACTCTAATTTTGGCAAGTCATAAAATCTGAGAATTAAACGCTGGTTCAAGTAGAATGTCTGGAAAGATTAAAGATTCAGACAGTCGAAAAAAACTAGCGTTCATTTAGAGTTTATGATATAATATTTTTGTTTGTGGCGCGAAACACCCGGCACTGTGGATTGGTGTTCAGGGTCAACTCGCTTCAAAAATATCAATTCAAATTTGGAACGCTCTCGTGCTCCGGCCATAGAGCCGGTGCACTTCAAAGTGTTCAGGAGGTGGCAATCGTGTCGAAAGGAATTTTGGGTAAAAAAATTGGTATGACCCAGGTTTTCACGGAAGAAGGACATCTTATTCCGGTGACTGTGGTCGAAGCAGGTCCTTGCTATGTCATCCAAAAGAAAACAAAAGCAACGGATGGTTACAACGCAATCCAAGTTGGCTATGGTGCTCTGAGGGAAAGACTGGCGAATAAGCCGCAAAAAGGACATGTTGCAAAAGCTTCTCTGAAGCCGATGCGCTATATTCGTGAGTTCCGCGTGGATGATGTGGATGCTTACGAAATCGGACAAGAAATCACTGCTGACTTGTTTGCTGCAGGAGATGCAGTAGATGTAGTCGGAATCTCCAAGGGTAAAGGCTTTGCAGGGATGATTAAACGCCATGGTGCCGGCCGCGGACCCATGAAGCATGGCTCCAAGTATCATCGCCGTACCGGTTCCCTCGGCGCGAAAGGCCCGGCTCGTGTATTTAAGGGCCGCAACCTGCCTGGGCGTATGGGTGGCGAACGGGTTACCGTTCAAAATCTAAAAGTCGTTCGGGTGGATGCGGATAAAAATATGATTCTCGTTAAAGGCGCTGTACCCGGCGCGAAAAAGTCATTGCTCATTCTGAAGCCTTCCGTTAAGGCGAAGTAACTTGTAAGAAAGGAGGAATAAGCAATGCCAAAGGTTCAAGTAGTTAATATGCAAGGTTCTTCTGTTGGAGAGCTTGAGCTGAATGAATATGTATTCGGTATCGAACCAAATATCCATGTCATGCATCAAGCGGTGGTAGGACAACTGGCCAGCCAAAGACGTGGTACTCACTCCACCTTACTCCGTGGAGAAGTTCGCGGAGGCGGCCGTAAACCCTGGCGTCAAAAAGGTACCGGCCGGGCTCGTGCAGGCAGCATTCGTTCCCCTCTATGGAGAGGCGGCGCTGTGCTTTTCGGACCCAAGCCCCGCAAGTACGGCTTTAGCCTACCTAAGAAAGTCCGCCGCTTGGCTTTGCGTTCAGCCCTTTCTTCCAAGGTAAACGAACAAAAGCTGATCGTATTGGAAGATTTGAGCTTGAACGAAGCAAAAACCCGGGAAATGGTTAAAGTTCTGCAAGCCCTTAATGTCAGCAAAAAAGCTTTAATCGTTACGGATGAATTTATTGAAACGATTGAGCGTTCTGCCCGCAATATTGTAGGAGTCAAAACCACTGCAGTAGAAGGCATGAATGTTTACGATCTTCTCAATTCCGATGTCATCGTCATGACGAAGGCAGCGGTAACGAAAACGGAGGAGGTGTTAGCGTAATGCGCGATGCTCGTGATGTACTCAAACGTCCAGTGATTTCCGAGAAGTCTGTTGGGCTTATTGAGGAAAACAAGTACTCCTTCTGGGTGGACACAGCTGCAAACAAGATTGAGATCAAGAATGCAGTGGAAAAGATGTTTAAAGTAAAAGTCGTTGATGTTCGTACGATCAACGTCAATGGTAAAAAGAAACGTGTCGGAAAACACGTAGGTAGAACAGCAGACCGTAAAAAGGCGATTGTTACGCTTAAAGCTGGAGATCGCATTGAAGGCTTTGCTGGCCTGTAAGCTTGATGCAAAGGAGGGAAACCCATGCCAGTAAAAGGATTTAAACCGTATTCTCCTGGTCGTCGTCAAATGACAGTGTCGACTTTTGAAGAAATTACGAAAACAACACCGGAGCGCTCTTTGCTCGCGCCGTTAACAAGTAAAGCCGGCCGCAACAACCAAGGTAAGATGACAGTACGTCACCAAGGCGGCGGACACAAACGGAAATATCGTTTGATTGACTTCAAACGCAATAAAGATAGTGTACCGGCGAAAGTCGCTGCTATCGAATATGACCCTAACCGTTCCTCTCATATTGCCCTGCTTCATTACTTGGATGGTCATAAAGCTTATATCCTGGCTCCTAACGGCCTGCAAGTAGGACAAATGGTCGTATCCGGACCGGATGCCGATATTAAAGTAGGGAATGCTCTTCCCATTAAAAACATTCCTGTGGGTACCCTGCTCCATAATATTGAAATGAAGCCTGGCAAAGGAGCTCAGCTGGTCCGTTCTGCGGGTGGCTCTGCTCAGCTCATGGCTAAAGAAGGAAAATATGCTACCTTGAGACTTCCTTCCGGTGAAATGCGCATGGTTCATATCGACTGCCGGGCAACTATCGGCCAGGTCGGAAATATTGAACATGAGAACATTAACATCGGTAAAGCTGGTCGTTCACGTTGGTTAGGAATCCGCCCCTCAGTTCGTGGTGCTGTTATGAACCCCAACGATCACCCACACGGCGGTGGTGAAGGCCGTAACCCAATCGGTCGGAACCCTGTTACACCTTGGGGTAAACCTGCTCTTGGAGCGAAAACCCGTAAGAAGAAGAATCCTTCTAATCGCTTCATTGTGAAACGACGTGGCAAGAAGTAATCGAAAGGAGGCCAATTAAATGAGTAGATCTCTGAAAAAAGGGCCTTATGTAGAAGGACGCTTGCTCGCACGTGTGGAAGGAATGAATGCCTCCAATGAGAAGCGTGTCCTGAAGACTTGGTCCAGAAGTTCAACAATATTCCCGCAAATGGTGGGACACACCATTGCGGTTCATGATGGACGGAAACACATTCCCATCTATATTACCGAAGATATGGTAGGACACAAACTCGGTGAGTTTGCTCCTACACGCACCTACAAAGGGCATGCTGGCAGTGAAAAGTCCAGCGGCCTGCGCTAAAAGGAGGAGTCAACGAAATGCAACAAGCCAAAGCGATTGCAAGATATGTGCGGATCTCTCCTCGTAAGGTGCGCCAAGTCGTCAATCTCATTCGCGGCAAGAATGTCAGCGACGCTCTCGCGATTCTTCAATTCACCCCAAAGGGTGCTACAGAGCCGGTAACTAAAGTTCTGAAGTCCGCAGTAGCCAATGCGGAGCACAATTATGAAATGGATACCGACGCTCTGATTGTTAAAGAAATTTACGTGGATGAAGGACCGACTTTGAAGCGCATTAAACCTCGAGCTATGGGACGAGCGGATCAAATCCGGAAACGGACCAGTCACATTACCGTGGTTGTCGGCGAAAAGAAGGAGGGTTAAAACGTGGGTCAAAAAGTAAATCCTAAAGGCCTCCGGGTCGGAATTATCCGGGACTGGGAAGGCCGTTGGTTTGCAGATAAAAACTACTTGGAACTCCTTCATGAGGATTTGAAGGTTCGCAAATTTGTGAAGAGCAAATTGCAACAAGCAGGTGTTCCTAAAGTTGAGATTGAACGGGCAGCGAACCGGGTTAAGGTTTCGATTCATGCGGCTAAGCCGGGAATCGTCATCGGCCGCGGCGGTGCTGAAGTAGAAAATCTCCGCAAGCAATTAGAAGCCATGACAGGCAAACAAGTAGCTGTCAATATCGTGGAAGTTAAAAAGCCTGAGCTTGATGCACAACTGGTTGCTGAGAGTGTTGCTCAACAATTAGAAAAACGTGTATCCTTCCGCCGGGCAATGAAACAAACCGTACAACGCACTATGCGTCAAGGCGGTCAGGGAATTAAGATTTCCTGCAGCGGCCGTTTAGGCGGTGCGGAAATCGCGCGGACCGAGTGGTACAGTGAAGGGAAAGTTCCCCTCCATACCCTTCGTGCCGACATTGATTATGGATTTGCTGAAGCAAATACCACCTATGGAAAGATTGGCGTAAAAGTCTGGATATATAAAGGAGAGGTTCTTCCCGCCAAGAAGGTCGCTCAGGTGGAAGGAGGAAAATAAATGCTAGTCCCAACCAGAGTAAAGCACCGGAAACAACATCGTGGCCGGATGCATGGAAAAGCAACTCGCGGTAATGTCATTACCTTCGGCGAGTATGGATTAGTGGCTATGGAGCCAGCATGGATTACCAATCGCCAGATTGAAGCTGCCCGTATTGCAATGACTCGTTATATCAAACGGGGCGGTAAAGTTTGGATTAAGATTTTCCCGGATAAGCCGATTACGGCGAAACCGGCTGAGACTCGTATGGGTAGTGGTAAAGGTTCCCCGGAGTATTGGGTAGCCGTTGTAAAACCCGGTCGTGTTATGTTTGAATTGGCTGGAGTGCCTGAAGAAATCGCTCGTGAAGCGCTTCGCCTTGCCATGCATAAGCTCCCGATTAAGTGCAAGATTGCGCGTCGCGAGGAATTAGAAGGAGGTGACGCAAATGAAAACTAAGAATTTCCGTGATATGACCGATGAGGAGCTCCTTAAGGAGATTGATGGATACAAAACGGAACTGTTCAATTTGCGTTTCCAACTAGCTACCGGACAACTGGACAATCCTGCCAGAATCCGGGAAGTTAGGAAAGGGATTGCCCGTGGCAAGACCATTCTCCGTGAGCGCGAACTAAAAATTAACCGTGCTTAAGGTTGGAAAGGAGACTTTTTAACATGGAAAGAACCCAACGCAAAGTTAGAATGGGCAAAGTCGTAAGCGATAAGATGGATAAAACGGTCGTCGTTGCCGTTGAGATGAAAGTCCGCCATCCGCTTTACCATAGAACGATCACCCAAACCAAGAAATTCAAGGCTCATGATGAAAACAACGAAGCCAAGACCGGCGATACCGTTGTCATCATGGAGACTCGCCCCCTTAGCAAGGATAAGCGCTGGCGTGTGATTGAGATCACAGATAGAGCCGTTGTTCTCTAAGAACTGAACTTTTAATTCGGAAGGAGGGTCAACAGATGATCCAAGTTCAAACTCGCCTCAGAGTCGGAGACAATTCTGGAGCTAAAGAACTGATGTGCATCAAGGTGCTCGGTGGTTCGATGCGCCGATATGCATCCATTGGAGACATAATCGTCGCTTCTGTTAAAGAAGCAACACCAGGCGGCGTTGTTAAAAAGGGAGATGTCGTCAAAGCGGTTGTTGTTCGCACGAAGAAAGAAATCAAACGCAAAGACGGCACCTATATCCGCTTCAGTGAAAATGCTGCCGTAGTTATTAAAGATGATAAGAGCCCGCGGGGAACTCGTATTTTCGGACCCGTTGCCCGGGAATTGCGTGATAAGGATTTCATGAAAATCATTTCTCTCGCACCGGAAGTAATCTAAGGCCCCATACCAGTGGAGGTGAATGAAGTGGCTGCTGTAAAGCAAAAGATACACGTCAAAAAAGGCGATATGGTTATGGTCATTACAGGAAAAGATGCCGGCAAGAAAGGCAAAGTCCTGGAAGTGTTCCCGAAAAAGGGTCGTGTGGTTATTGAGAAAGTCAATATCGTAAAACGCCACACCAAACCTACTCAAAGCATGCCCCAAGGTGGGATCTTTGAGAAAGAAGCACCCATCGCTAGCTCAAATGTCATGCTGTATTGCACCGAGTGTAATAATGTGACTCGGGTCAGCGTGAAGGAAACTGAGGCTGGAAAAGTCCGTGTTTGCAAAAAATGCGGTGTGAACCTGCCCGACAAAAAATAATCGAGAAGGGAGGGACCTTAGTTGGCTCGTCTAAAAGATAAGTTCAGCAATGAAATAGCTCCTGCATTACAGCAGAAGTTCAACTATAAAAATGTGATGCAAATTCCTAAGCTCGAAAAAGTGGTTATTAATGTGGGCGTTGGGGAAGCCATCCAAAACTCAAAAGCTATCGACGCTGCCGTCGGCGATCTGATGAAAATCACCGGACAAAAACCCGTCGTAACCCGGGCGAAAAAGTCCATCGCAGCTTTCAAACTCCGTACGGGAATGCCCATCGGAACGAAAGTGACTTTACGGGGCGACCGTATGTATGAGTTTGTTGATCGTTTAATGAACGTAGCATTACCTCGTGTTCGTGACTTCCACGGTGTATCCGATAAGGCATTTGACGGACGTGGTAACTATACGCTCGGTATTAAAGAGCAACTCATCTTCCCGGAAATCGAATACGATAAGATCGATAAGGTCCGTGGTATGGATATTATTTTCGTTACAACGGCGAAAACCGATGAGGAAGCTCGTGAATTACTCGGAATGCTGGGAATGCCGTTCCGCAAGTAGAAAAAGGAGGGTCCTAGAGCGTGGCTAAAAAGTCTATGATCGTGCGCAATGCACGTCAACCGAAATATGCAGTTCGTCACCATAACCGTTGCAAACTCTGTGGCCGTCCCCATGCGTATATCCGCAAGTTCGGAATATGCAGGATTTGCTTCAGGGAGTTAGCTTATAAAGGCGAACTTCCTGGCGTGAAGAAGGCCAGTTGGTAAGAGGCGTAAGGAAGGGGGAAGACTCAAGTGGCAATGTCAGATCCAATTGCAGATTTCTTGACCCGCATTCGTAATGCAGGCATGGTTTATCATGATAAAGTTGAAGTACCTGCTTCCAATGTCAAGAAAGCGATTGCTGAAATCCTTAAAGAAGAGGGTTTCATCAAAGATGTTGAATATATTTCCGATAACAAACAAGGAGTCATCCGTTGTTATCTGAAATACGGCCCAAATCGTGAGCGTGTCATTACCGGACTGAAGCGTATCAGCCGTCCCGGACTGCGCGTCTATGCGAAAAAAGATGAAGTACCGAAGGTTCTCGGTGGCCTGGGCGTGGCGATTATCTCCACATCCAAAGGCGTTATGACCGACAAGCGGGCTCGTCAAGAAGGCCTTGGCGGAGAAGTGCTCTGCTACATTTGGTAATCACACACTACGGAGGTGCAGAGAATGTCCAGAATTGGCAAGCGGCCCATTAGTATTCCTAGTGGCGTCGACGTCAACATAGAGGGCAATGTTGTCACCGTTAAAGGACCTAAAGGAACTTTAACGAAAGAAATGCATTCACTCATCAACATTGCCTTGGAAGAACAACAAATCGTCGTGACTCGTCCCGACGATCAGCCTCTCAGCCGCTCCTTGCATGGCTTAACCCGTACACTTGTCGCCAACATGGTTGAAGGTGTTACGAAAGGTTTCAGCAAGAGTCTGGATATGGTAGGGGTAGGATACCGTGCTGCGAAGCAAGGGAACAAACTCGTTCTATCGGTGGGTAAATCCCATCCCGTGGAATTGATTCCTTTCGAGGGAATCGAAGTGGAAGTCCCTGCCCAAAACAAAATCATTGTTAAAGGCATGGACAAGGAACTGGTCGGTGATTTTGCCGCCGAGATCCGTAAGGAACGTCCACCTGAGCCTTACAAAGGCAAAGGGATTAAGTATGAGAACGAAGTCGTCCGTCGTAAAGCCGGTAAGACCGGTGCCAAAAAAGGCGGTAAGAAGTAAGACGTAAGGCAAGGGCAAAAACTCTTGCACAAATGAAAGGAGTGAGTTTCCTTTGATCACGCAAATTGACCGCAAAGCAATTCGCCTGAAGAAGCATAAGCGAGTCCGGAAGAGCGTTTTCGGCACAACAGAACGTCCCCGTTTGGCTGTATTCCGGAGTCTCAATCATATTTACGCCCAAGTGATTAACGATGATCTTGGCGTAACTTTAGCAGCAGCTTCATCCTTGGACTCCGAGTTCAAAGCTTCCGAGCTTGCTGGAGGTAATGTTGAAGGAGCACAAAAAGTCGGCGAACTGATTGCAAAACGTGCACTGGAAAAGGGAGTTTCCAAAGTGGTTTTCGACCGTGGCGGAAACATTTACCACGGACGGATCGCGGCTGTTGCAGAAGCAGCTCGTGAAGCCGGTCTAGAGTTCTAAGACACGGTAAAGGAGGGAAAATCATTGGCGAAAATCGATGCGAGTAAGTTAGAGTTGACTGAAAAAGTCGTTCATATTGCCCGCGTGGCAAAAGTTGTCAAAGGGGGACGCCGTTTCAGCTTCAGCGCCCTGGTCGTCGTCGGAGACGGCCACGGTAATGTAGGAGCTGGACTTGGTAAAGCCGGAGAGGTACCTGAAGCAATTCGCAAAGGCATTGAAGATGCTAAAAAGAATATGGTATCAGTACCCTTGATCGGCACTACCATTCCCCATGCTATCTTAGGAAACTACGGAGCAGGATCCGTTCTGCTTAAGCCTGCAACAAAAGGTACCGGAGTTATCGCCGGCGGAGCAGTCCGTGCCGTTCTTGAAGCTGCCGGTGTATCCGATATTCTCACCAAATCCCTGGGATCTGCAAATCCTCACAACATGGTGAACGCTACGATGGCTGCCTTAAAATCTCTGAAGCGGGCGGAAGACGTTGCTAAACTCCGCGGTAAAACCGTAGAAGAAATTCTGGGTTAGGAGGGTTGGCAGTGAAAATTAAAGTAACACTCGTAAAAAGCCCGATCGGGTATTCAGAAAACCAACGCAAGGTCCTCAAGTCTCTTGGCTTAGGAAAGATGGGTTCTAGTGTAGTTCATGACGATACCCCCAATATCCAAGGGATGATCCGCAAATGCGCACACTTGGTTGCGGTGGAAAACGTCGCAGAATAAAAGGAGGTGTTGACGAGCATGAAATTGCATGAACTTAAGCCTGCACAAGGTTCAACGAAAGCTCCTAAGCGTTTAGGCCGTGGAATTGGCTCCGGAACCGGTAAAACTGCCGGTAAAGGTCATAAGGGCCAAAAAGCCCGTGCCGGCGGCGGAGTACGTCCCGGTTTCGAGGGTGGCCAACAGCCTCTTTACCGCCGGATCCCCAAACGTGGCTTTACCAACATCTTCAAGAAAGAATATGTTGTGTTGAATGTCCGTGATTTGGAAGAACGCTTTGAAAATGGTGCGGTTGTCAGTTATGAGAGCCTCTTTGAAGTAGGACTCATCAAAACTGTTAAAGATGGCGTAAAGATATTGGGAACAGGAGAACTGAGCAAAGCCTTGACTGTCCAAGTGGACAAAGTCAGCAAAACCGCAGCAGATAAGATTGTTGCTGCTGGTGGAAAAGTCGAGGTGGAATAAGATGATTGTCGATTCCCTGAGAAATGCCTGGAAGCTGCCAGAAATCAGGACAAAAATCGGATTCACCTTACTCATGTTTCTTGTTTTCCGTATTGGTGCTCACATTCCGATCCCCTTCATCAATCATGACGTTCTGTCAAACATGTTGGGGTCGGGGACTTTATATGATTTCTTGGATACCTTTTCCGGTGGATCCTTTAGGAGGTTCTCAGTCTTTGCACTGAGTATTACTCCCTATATTACAGCTTCGATTATTCTTCAGCTTTTGACGATCGTCATCCCCTCTCTTGAACGCTTAGCTAAAGAAGGGGAATTCGGAAGAAAGAAGATCACCCAGTATACCCGTTATGGAACCGTCATCCTTGGCTTCATCCAAGGTTTCGGTATGACCTTTGGATTGCGGGGAGCCCTCATCATTCCCAAAGCGGGAATGGAATGGCTCATTTACCTCTTAGTGGCCTTGATCCTCACCGCAGGAACAGCTTTCCTGATGTGGTTGGGAGAACGGATCACTGAGAATGGGATCGGTAACGGAATCTCCTTGATCATCTTCGCCGGGATCGTAGCCGGAGTGCCGGATGCGATTAAACGTATCGCCGGACTCCTCAATGTTGGAGAGATTACACTTTTCTCCGTACTTGGACTTATCGTGATTGGTCTGGGGATCATCGCCGGAGTAGTCTTTATCCAAGAAGGTCAGCGGAGAATCCAGGTTCAATACGCCAAGCGTGTGGTTGGACGCCGTGTTTACGGAGGCCAATCCTCACATATTCCCATGAAGGTCAACCAAGCCGGGGTTATTCCCATCATCTTTGCGATTAGCTTGCTCGCTTTCCCGAGCACCATCGCAACCTGGATGCCATCAACCTCTGGTTATGTACAATTCGTCAATAAGTGGCTGGTCATGAACGGCTCGCTGACCTCGATTCCTTATCTGATCGTGTATGCGATGCTGATCATCTTCTTCACCTACTTCTACACAGCCGTCAGCTTTAATCCGGTGGATGTGGCAGATAACCTGAAGAAGTATGGCGGGTTCATTCCTGGACTTCGCCCTGGCCGTGCTACCTCAGATTATCTTTCTAAGATTTTAAGCCGGCTTACTTTAGCCGGGGGAACCTTCCTCGCCT
Coding sequences within it:
- the rpsS gene encoding 30S ribosomal protein S19, which codes for MSRSLKKGPYVEGRLLARVEGMNASNEKRVLKTWSRSSTIFPQMVGHTIAVHDGRKHIPIYITEDMVGHKLGEFAPTRTYKGHAGSEKSSGLR
- a CDS encoding 50S ribosomal protein L23, producing MRDARDVLKRPVISEKSVGLIEENKYSFWVDTAANKIEIKNAVEKMFKVKVVDVRTINVNGKKKRVGKHVGRTADRKKAIVTLKAGDRIEGFAGL
- the rplE gene encoding 50S ribosomal protein L5, translated to MARLKDKFSNEIAPALQQKFNYKNVMQIPKLEKVVINVGVGEAIQNSKAIDAAVGDLMKITGQKPVVTRAKKSIAAFKLRTGMPIGTKVTLRGDRMYEFVDRLMNVALPRVRDFHGVSDKAFDGRGNYTLGIKEQLIFPEIEYDKIDKVRGMDIIFVTTAKTDEEARELLGMLGMPFRK
- the rplN gene encoding 50S ribosomal protein L14, giving the protein MIQVQTRLRVGDNSGAKELMCIKVLGGSMRRYASIGDIIVASVKEATPGGVVKKGDVVKAVVVRTKKEIKRKDGTYIRFSENAAVVIKDDKSPRGTRIFGPVARELRDKDFMKIISLAPEVI
- the rplX gene encoding 50S ribosomal protein L24 produces the protein MAAVKQKIHVKKGDMVMVITGKDAGKKGKVLEVFPKKGRVVIEKVNIVKRHTKPTQSMPQGGIFEKEAPIASSNVMLYCTECNNVTRVSVKETEAGKVRVCKKCGVNLPDKK
- the rpsC gene encoding 30S ribosomal protein S3, yielding MGQKVNPKGLRVGIIRDWEGRWFADKNYLELLHEDLKVRKFVKSKLQQAGVPKVEIERAANRVKVSIHAAKPGIVIGRGGAEVENLRKQLEAMTGKQVAVNIVEVKKPELDAQLVAESVAQQLEKRVSFRRAMKQTVQRTMRQGGQGIKISCSGRLGGAEIARTEWYSEGKVPLHTLRADIDYGFAEANTTYGKIGVKVWIYKGEVLPAKKVAQVEGGK
- the rpmC gene encoding 50S ribosomal protein L29 gives rise to the protein MKTKNFRDMTDEELLKEIDGYKTELFNLRFQLATGQLDNPARIREVRKGIARGKTILRERELKINRA
- the rpsJ gene encoding 30S ribosomal protein S10 gives rise to the protein MSSQKIRIRLKAFDHKTLDQSAEKIVETAKRTGARVSGPIPLPTEKSIYTILRSPHVNKDSREQFEMRTHKRLIDILEPTSKTVDALMRLDLPAGVDIEIKL
- the rpsH gene encoding 30S ribosomal protein S8 — encoded protein: MAMSDPIADFLTRIRNAGMVYHDKVEVPASNVKKAIAEILKEEGFIKDVEYISDNKQGVIRCYLKYGPNRERVITGLKRISRPGLRVYAKKDEVPKVLGGLGVAIISTSKGVMTDKRARQEGLGGEVLCYIW
- the rplP gene encoding 50S ribosomal protein L16; the protein is MLVPTRVKHRKQHRGRMHGKATRGNVITFGEYGLVAMEPAWITNRQIEAARIAMTRYIKRGGKVWIKIFPDKPITAKPAETRMGSGKGSPEYWVAVVKPGRVMFELAGVPEEIAREALRLAMHKLPIKCKIARREELEGGDANEN
- the rpsQ gene encoding 30S ribosomal protein S17: MERTQRKVRMGKVVSDKMDKTVVVAVEMKVRHPLYHRTITQTKKFKAHDENNEAKTGDTVVIMETRPLSKDKRWRVIEITDRAVVL
- the rplC gene encoding 50S ribosomal protein L3 yields the protein MSKGILGKKIGMTQVFTEEGHLIPVTVVEAGPCYVIQKKTKATDGYNAIQVGYGALRERLANKPQKGHVAKASLKPMRYIREFRVDDVDAYEIGQEITADLFAAGDAVDVVGISKGKGFAGMIKRHGAGRGPMKHGSKYHRRTGSLGAKGPARVFKGRNLPGRMGGERVTVQNLKVVRVDADKNMILVKGAVPGAKKSLLILKPSVKAK
- the rplV gene encoding 50S ribosomal protein L22, whose translation is MQQAKAIARYVRISPRKVRQVVNLIRGKNVSDALAILQFTPKGATEPVTKVLKSAVANAEHNYEMDTDALIVKEIYVDEGPTLKRIKPRAMGRADQIRKRTSHITVVVGEKKEG
- a CDS encoding type Z 30S ribosomal protein S14 — its product is MAKKSMIVRNARQPKYAVRHHNRCKLCGRPHAYIRKFGICRICFRELAYKGELPGVKKASW
- the rplD gene encoding 50S ribosomal protein L4; translated protein: MPKVQVVNMQGSSVGELELNEYVFGIEPNIHVMHQAVVGQLASQRRGTHSTLLRGEVRGGGRKPWRQKGTGRARAGSIRSPLWRGGAVLFGPKPRKYGFSLPKKVRRLALRSALSSKVNEQKLIVLEDLSLNEAKTREMVKVLQALNVSKKALIVTDEFIETIERSARNIVGVKTTAVEGMNVYDLLNSDVIVMTKAAVTKTEEVLA
- the tuf gene encoding elongation factor Tu, with translation MAKQKFERTKPHVNVGTIGHVDHGKTTTTAAITAVLSKAGGAVAQAFDQIDKAPEERERGITISTSHVEYETGNRHYAHVDCPGHADYVKNMITGAAQMDGAILVVSAADGPMPQTREHILLARQVGVPYIVVWLNKADMVDDPELMELVEMEVRELLSEYEFPGDDIPIVPGSGLKALQCGCGSRDCEWCGKIWNLMDAVDAYVPTPERATDKPFLMPVEDVFTITGRGTVATGRVERGIIKVGDEIEIVGLTEAPRKSVVTGVEMFRKLLDQAQAGDNIGALLRGVDRKDIERGQVLAKSGSIKPHTKFIGEVFVLSKEEGGRHTPFFNNYRPQFYFRTTDVTGVVTLPEGTEMVMPGDRVTISCEIIAPIAMEEGLRFAIREGGRTVGAGVVVSIIE
- the rplB gene encoding 50S ribosomal protein L2, which codes for MPVKGFKPYSPGRRQMTVSTFEEITKTTPERSLLAPLTSKAGRNNQGKMTVRHQGGGHKRKYRLIDFKRNKDSVPAKVAAIEYDPNRSSHIALLHYLDGHKAYILAPNGLQVGQMVVSGPDADIKVGNALPIKNIPVGTLLHNIEMKPGKGAQLVRSAGGSAQLMAKEGKYATLRLPSGEMRMVHIDCRATIGQVGNIEHENINIGKAGRSRWLGIRPSVRGAVMNPNDHPHGGGEGRNPIGRNPVTPWGKPALGAKTRKKKNPSNRFIVKRRGKK